Proteins encoded in a region of the Sporocytophaga myxococcoides DSM 11118 genome:
- a CDS encoding formylglycine-generating enzyme family protein: MKDITIRPDKSDIVNEAPHPCMVWIPGGKFRMGSDTHYPEESPAHEVQVEGFWMDKFNVTNQEFERFVQETSYVTIAERPLNAEDYPGADPAMLLPGSLVFQKPSKRVDLNNYMNWWAFIHGANWRHPEGPGSDLKERWEHPVTHVAWEDVEAYAKWIGKELPTEAEWEFASRGGHEGKVFEWGDEMTPNKKMMANFWQGEFPWQNFNLDGYEGTSPVGVYPANGYGLHDMCGNVWEWTQDWYVSRHKADKSKACCIPSNPRGGERDASFDPHQPDIKIPRKVLKGGSHLCAPNYCFRFRPAARSPQMIDSGSCHIGFRCIVRVLSNKL, translated from the coding sequence ATGAAAGATATTACTATTCGTCCAGATAAATCTGATATAGTTAATGAAGCACCACACCCATGTATGGTTTGGATACCAGGTGGAAAATTTAGGATGGGTTCGGATACGCATTACCCAGAGGAAAGCCCTGCTCATGAAGTGCAGGTAGAAGGGTTCTGGATGGATAAATTCAATGTTACCAATCAGGAATTTGAAAGATTTGTACAAGAGACTTCCTATGTTACCATAGCGGAGAGGCCTCTAAATGCTGAAGACTATCCGGGTGCTGATCCTGCTATGCTTCTTCCCGGTTCCCTTGTTTTTCAAAAACCATCTAAAAGAGTTGATCTGAATAATTATATGAATTGGTGGGCATTTATTCACGGTGCAAACTGGAGACATCCTGAAGGCCCAGGAAGTGATCTGAAAGAAAGATGGGAACATCCTGTAACACATGTAGCATGGGAAGATGTGGAAGCTTATGCAAAATGGATAGGTAAAGAACTTCCTACGGAAGCGGAATGGGAGTTTGCATCGAGAGGTGGACACGAAGGTAAAGTTTTTGAGTGGGGAGATGAGATGACTCCAAACAAAAAGATGATGGCTAATTTCTGGCAGGGAGAATTCCCTTGGCAGAACTTTAACTTGGACGGGTATGAAGGAACTTCTCCTGTAGGAGTATACCCAGCAAATGGTTATGGTTTGCACGATATGTGCGGCAATGTTTGGGAATGGACCCAAGACTGGTATGTCTCAAGACATAAGGCAGATAAATCAAAAGCATGTTGCATTCCATCTAATCCTCGGGGAGGAGAAAGAGACGCAAGTTTTGATCCTCACCAGCCTGATATAAAAATACCCCGAAAGGTTCTTAAAGGAGGAAGTCATCTCTGTGCCCCGAATTACTGTTTCCGTTTCAGGCCAGCTGCCCGCTCTCCTCAAATGATTGATTCAGGATCCTGCCATATAGGGTTCAGATGCATTGTAAGAGTTTTAAGTAATAAGTTATAA
- a CDS encoding SulP family inorganic anion transporter, whose product MSEKKRHSGKKLKFPQDMIAAAIGSIAALPEGMALGAMAGMNPIHGLYASIIGPFIGSWTTSSVYMVVSTTGALALATRGALHGISEDEKISVLVLITVLAGLIQILMGMFKLGFLMRFVSNSVMRGFLSAVAITIVLSQFADIFGYYESKHSNKVLKALDVILHYKEFNLYAIGIAMLTIILILYLEKTKLKNFSMFFSLTVATLTTFFIKISTLKLVGNDNKIPDELPTFVLPQYENIPDVFISSLAIALIGFIQSAGVSHMRPNPSGKYPDTNKDLRGEGLANVVSGFFTGIPVCGSVSHTSVLTSAGAYSRWASFISAIMIGILVFTMSGFIEQLPMAALGGILIISGFSSLNREGIFTIWETSIQARCIMGFTFIATLAVPIQFAVLGSVVLTFILQIVEASNRVKLKAVIVADDGFLKEIPPPTEIKSNEVIMLHPSGSLFFAGAYVLKDLLPNADNAEHSVVIIGLRGRKEIGSTFVTVIKEYLEHLKEHKCILKLVGVGQLVYHQLDRTDLLEEIGKENVYRFDSELGRPLMHARKDGYQWIKEQQ is encoded by the coding sequence ATGAGTGAGAAGAAGAGACATAGTGGCAAAAAACTGAAGTTCCCCCAGGATATGATAGCGGCAGCTATCGGAAGCATTGCGGCACTGCCTGAAGGTATGGCTCTTGGTGCTATGGCTGGTATGAATCCTATTCATGGTTTGTATGCATCTATCATTGGTCCTTTTATTGGATCATGGACTACTAGTTCTGTATACATGGTTGTGTCTACCACCGGGGCACTTGCTTTGGCAACAAGGGGTGCATTGCATGGCATCAGTGAGGATGAGAAGATATCTGTGTTGGTGTTGATTACCGTACTTGCAGGTCTTATCCAGATTCTTATGGGTATGTTTAAACTTGGTTTTCTAATGAGGTTTGTTTCAAACTCTGTGATGAGAGGCTTTTTGAGTGCTGTAGCTATAACTATTGTTCTTAGTCAGTTTGCAGATATATTCGGGTATTATGAAAGTAAGCATAGTAATAAAGTACTGAAGGCACTGGATGTTATTTTACATTACAAAGAATTTAATCTATATGCAATAGGCATAGCAATGCTGACAATCATTCTTATTCTCTATCTGGAAAAAACTAAACTCAAAAATTTTTCTATGTTTTTTTCTTTAACAGTAGCGACACTTACAACTTTTTTTATAAAAATATCAACCCTCAAACTTGTAGGGAATGACAATAAAATCCCTGATGAGTTGCCTACATTTGTATTACCTCAATATGAAAATATTCCAGATGTTTTTATATCATCTTTAGCCATTGCTCTAATAGGATTCATACAAAGTGCAGGTGTGAGTCATATGAGACCAAACCCCAGCGGAAAATATCCGGACACAAATAAAGACTTGAGAGGTGAAGGTCTTGCTAACGTAGTTTCAGGTTTTTTTACAGGCATACCGGTTTGTGGGTCAGTAAGTCATACCTCTGTCTTGACTTCAGCTGGAGCCTATTCCAGATGGGCAAGTTTCATATCAGCTATTATGATTGGAATACTTGTATTCACAATGAGTGGATTCATTGAGCAATTGCCAATGGCAGCCTTAGGAGGCATTTTGATCATTTCAGGGTTTTCATCCCTCAACCGGGAAGGGATTTTTACAATATGGGAAACAAGCATTCAAGCCCGATGTATTATGGGGTTTACTTTTATAGCTACACTTGCAGTACCTATTCAGTTTGCCGTGCTCGGTTCAGTGGTTCTTACTTTTATCTTGCAAATAGTGGAGGCTTCTAACAGGGTTAAGTTAAAAGCAGTGATAGTGGCAGATGATGGTTTTCTGAAAGAAATACCTCCTCCAACGGAAATTAAAAGCAATGAAGTAATCATGCTCCATCCATCAGGTAGCCTCTTTTTTGCAGGAGCATATGTGCTGAAAGACCTTCTTCCGAATGCGGATAACGCAGAACATTCTGTAGTAATTATAGGACTTCGCGGCAGAAAAGAGATTGGAAGTACATTTGTTACCGTTATTAAAGAATATCTGGAACACCTCAAAGAACATAAATGCATTTTAAAATTGGTGGGAGTGGGACAGTTAGTCTACCATCAGCTTGACAGAACAGATTTGTTGGAAGAGATTGGAAAAGAAAATGTCTATCGTTTTGATTCTGAATTGGGAAGACCATTAATGCATGCCCGCAAAGATGGATATCAGTGGATTAAAGAGCAGCAGTAA
- a CDS encoding SulP family inorganic anion transporter, whose protein sequence is MSEKKKHSGQKLKFPEDIIAAATGGIAALPDGMATGAMAGVNPVHGLYAAIIGPFVGAWTTGSVYMAISTTGALALAVRGSLNSFEENDKLSALILITVLAGIIQFLMGVFKLGFLMRFVSNSVMRGFLSAVAISIVLSQFADVFGYYKSEHSNKILQTLDIALHYKDFNLAAMGVAGLTIVLVLFLDRTKLKNFSMFFSLIVVSLLCYAMKFPSLKLVGNENQIPNELPKFVIPEYGNIADLIIPSLAIALIGFIQGAGVSHLKTNPDGKYPDENKDLRGEGLANIASGICTGIPICGSVGQTSLMISAGAYSRWANFISAIIIAISVFTMGKFIEQIPMATLGGILIISGFSSIKWDDIATIWDTSIQARCMMGFSFIATLVLPVQFAMVGSVVLTFILQIVRSSNRVTLNSLVLSEDGFLKEIPSPKEVKSNDVIVLNPSGSLFFAGAYVLEDLLPSADNAQNSVVIIVLRGRKEVGSTFISVIRKYQKHLKEHKCILKLVGVDKGVHEQLDRTDLEEDIGRENIYRFDSEIGKSLIQARNDGYNWIKSNNSF, encoded by the coding sequence ATGAGTGAGAAGAAGAAACATAGCGGCCAAAAGCTGAAGTTCCCGGAGGATATTATAGCGGCAGCTACGGGAGGGATTGCGGCCCTTCCTGATGGGATGGCTACCGGAGCAATGGCAGGTGTAAATCCGGTACATGGTTTATATGCAGCAATTATTGGTCCCTTCGTAGGTGCCTGGACTACAGGCTCGGTATATATGGCAATATCCACAACCGGTGCCCTGGCTCTTGCTGTCAGAGGTTCATTGAACAGCTTTGAGGAAAATGATAAACTTTCTGCTTTAATTCTGATTACGGTACTCGCCGGAATAATCCAGTTTCTGATGGGAGTCTTTAAACTGGGTTTCCTAATGAGGTTTGTATCAAACTCTGTCATGAGAGGATTTTTAAGTGCTGTTGCGATATCTATTGTTCTTAGTCAGTTTGCAGATGTCTTTGGTTATTATAAAAGTGAGCATAGTAATAAAATATTACAGACTCTGGATATCGCCTTACACTATAAAGATTTTAACCTGGCAGCAATGGGAGTAGCAGGGCTGACAATAGTACTGGTACTTTTTCTTGATAGAACCAAACTGAAGAACTTTTCAATGTTTTTTTCTTTGATAGTAGTATCATTGCTTTGCTATGCGATGAAATTTCCATCTCTCAAGCTTGTTGGGAATGAAAATCAAATACCAAACGAATTGCCGAAGTTTGTTATACCAGAGTATGGAAATATTGCCGATTTAATAATTCCCTCTTTAGCCATAGCATTGATTGGATTTATTCAAGGAGCAGGAGTGAGTCATTTGAAAACAAATCCTGATGGGAAATATCCGGATGAGAATAAGGATCTTAGGGGAGAGGGGCTTGCAAATATTGCTTCAGGAATATGTACGGGAATCCCTATATGTGGGTCAGTTGGTCAAACGTCCTTAATGATATCTGCAGGAGCTTATTCAAGATGGGCTAATTTTATATCAGCTATCATCATTGCGATAAGCGTATTCACAATGGGCAAATTCATTGAGCAAATACCAATGGCAACTCTTGGAGGAATTCTTATTATTTCAGGATTCTCTTCTATTAAATGGGATGACATTGCCACTATATGGGATACGAGTATTCAGGCAAGGTGCATGATGGGATTTTCTTTTATTGCAACCCTCGTTTTACCTGTTCAGTTTGCCATGGTGGGTTCTGTGGTCCTTACATTTATTCTGCAGATAGTGAGGTCCTCTAATAGAGTAACCTTAAATTCTTTGGTGTTATCTGAAGATGGTTTTCTGAAGGAAATACCTTCTCCTAAAGAAGTTAAAAGTAATGATGTTATTGTGCTCAATCCTTCCGGAAGCCTTTTTTTTGCCGGAGCCTATGTCTTGGAAGATCTTTTACCATCGGCAGACAATGCTCAAAATTCTGTAGTGATAATAGTTTTGAGAGGAAGAAAAGAAGTCGGAAGTACATTTATTTCTGTTATCAGAAAATATCAGAAACACCTGAAAGAACATAAATGTATATTAAAATTGGTAGGTGTAGACAAAGGTGTTCATGAACAGCTTGACAGGACAGACCTTGAAGAAGATATAGGAAGAGAGAATATTTATAGGTTTGATTCTGAAATCGGAAAAAGTTTGATTCAGGCTCGGAATGACGGATATAATTGGATAAAGAGCAACAATAGCTTTTAA
- a CDS encoding YihY/virulence factor BrkB family protein, producing MFRRILLSITRKFAILGKLIFEAYKEWVKDKGTNLATGLAFYQSLSIAPLVAFVYLFSLKTFGLQKTKEVILPLIADFFPPNFIEVIKFLLTREKGFPPSDKSTFAGVTIITFILGTVNYFAQLKDSIELIWGDIRDRFGVVEAIKRNYDDLKTTVSSLLVITAFVIINGILPRPYLGHSLVISLYKDFGIDLLKVAIQIFFTSVLYTFFFKSMPPHSVSIREALPAGILGGVLQEIGREIMIVIVGKETDTSITASLLAFQLWFFYSNCVLMYSAEFSKVYVFYKRNTTLKNIKSFYPKNE from the coding sequence ATGTTCCGGAGAATATTGCTTTCAATTACAAGGAAATTTGCCATTCTGGGGAAACTGATTTTTGAGGCTTACAAGGAGTGGGTTAAAGATAAAGGTACCAATCTTGCTACGGGTTTGGCTTTTTATCAATCTTTATCAATAGCTCCATTGGTGGCATTTGTATATCTCTTTTCTTTAAAGACATTTGGTCTGCAGAAAACAAAAGAGGTAATTCTTCCATTAATTGCCGATTTTTTTCCTCCCAATTTTATAGAAGTAATAAAGTTTTTGCTGACAAGAGAGAAGGGCTTTCCACCTTCTGATAAATCAACCTTTGCAGGGGTTACTATTATAACATTTATATTGGGGACGGTTAATTATTTTGCACAGCTCAAAGATTCCATAGAACTCATATGGGGAGATATCCGCGATCGATTTGGGGTTGTCGAAGCAATCAAAAGAAACTATGATGATCTTAAAACTACTGTGTCTTCATTACTTGTTATTACCGCCTTTGTAATAATAAATGGCATATTACCCCGTCCTTATTTAGGCCATTCCTTAGTGATTTCCCTTTATAAGGATTTTGGGATTGACTTATTGAAAGTTGCCATACAAATATTTTTTACATCTGTTCTTTATACTTTTTTTTTCAAATCCATGCCTCCCCATTCAGTGAGTATAAGGGAAGCTCTTCCTGCTGGAATTCTTGGAGGAGTATTGCAGGAAATAGGGAGAGAAATTATGATTGTAATCGTAGGAAAAGAAACAGATACCAGTATCACTGCATCTTTATTAGCGTTTCAACTTTGGTTCTTTTACAGCAATTGTGTGCTTATGTATTCGGCTGAATTTTCTAAAGTATACGTGTTTTATAAAAGAAATACCACATTGAAAAATATAAAATCTTTTTACCCTAAAAATGAGTGA
- a CDS encoding universal stress protein, whose protein sequence is MKKILCPVDFSDVSYRGVNFANEMIKLTGGSLILINLYHITPIEPGTASYLSSDIVTEAEEEARRGLQDIINGLSKGDNVIYDYVVKYGIPEDEIPYFARRENVDMIVMGTEGAEGLKKIFMGSVTATVAEESGCPVLVVPSNVEYHPIKQIVYATDLKGNETDGISFVIDLAQLFDAQISFFSIQKKHNYNEEEEFIKYALDKLLFNQSYKNMSFDLNEGDDIEAGINSYAKQKNADVLVLATHERSFLKKIFSRSQTKEIIYNPQLPILAVHKVEEHVSAK, encoded by the coding sequence ATGAAAAAGATTCTTTGTCCGGTAGATTTCTCTGATGTCTCTTATAGAGGAGTAAATTTTGCCAATGAAATGATTAAACTTACTGGTGGGTCGCTTATCTTAATTAATTTATATCACATTACTCCTATAGAGCCAGGTACTGCAAGCTATCTGTCAAGTGATATTGTTACAGAAGCTGAGGAAGAAGCAAGGCGAGGATTGCAGGATATCATCAATGGTTTATCCAAAGGTGACAATGTAATTTATGATTATGTCGTAAAATATGGAATTCCAGAAGATGAAATACCTTATTTTGCAAGAAGAGAAAATGTTGACATGATCGTAATGGGAACTGAAGGTGCAGAAGGTTTGAAAAAAATATTTATGGGTTCCGTAACTGCAACGGTTGCTGAAGAATCCGGATGTCCTGTATTAGTTGTACCATCCAATGTAGAATATCATCCTATTAAACAAATAGTTTATGCAACGGATCTAAAAGGAAATGAAACAGATGGTATTTCTTTTGTAATTGACCTTGCCCAGTTATTTGATGCGCAGATTTCTTTTTTCAGTATTCAGAAAAAACATAATTATAATGAGGAAGAAGAATTTATAAAATATGCTTTAGATAAATTGCTTTTCAATCAATCATATAAGAACATGAGTTTTGATCTGAATGAAGGTGATGATATTGAAGCCGGTATTAATTCTTATGCGAAACAGAAGAATGCTGATGTACTGGTGCTTGCTACACATGAAAGAAGTTTTCTCAAGAAAATATTTTCCCGCAGTCAGACAAAAGAAATTATATATAACCCACAATTACCTATACTGGCTGTGCATAAGGTGGAAGAACATGTATCAGCCAAATAG
- a CDS encoding J domain-containing protein produces the protein MEPFILQRSNSFFCIVLRTSKNKLCSTLVYLLGSYGMEYKDYYKILGVSKTASQNEIKKAFKKLAVKYHPDKNPGDKEAETKFKEANEANSVLSDPEKRKQYDEMGDNWKYYEQMKNQGGGGTYNPFGGGGSYEYSSSGGFDAESFADFFESIFSRSGRSKGGYSTAGRSYKGNDFQAELEITLEEAYRGTERIVNVKDQPLRIKLKPGIADEQIIKLKEKGGQGTGGGRPGDLYITIRVVKHHKYERIGDNLYVDVPVDLYTLVLGGKAEVNTLKGMIKVDIPKGTDNGKVLRLKNLGMPVYNESGKNGDLYAKVLVQLPKNLSEKEEALFKQLATLREYAKV, from the coding sequence ATGGAACCATTTATTTTGCAACGAAGCAACTCCTTTTTCTGCATTGTGTTACGCACTTCAAAGAACAAGCTTTGTTCAACACTTGTTTATCTATTAGGATCATATGGTATGGAGTATAAAGATTATTATAAAATACTTGGTGTCTCCAAAACTGCTTCGCAGAATGAGATTAAGAAAGCCTTTAAAAAGCTGGCGGTGAAATATCATCCAGATAAAAATCCCGGAGATAAGGAAGCTGAAACTAAGTTCAAGGAAGCTAATGAAGCCAACAGTGTTCTTAGCGACCCTGAAAAAAGGAAACAGTACGATGAGATGGGAGATAACTGGAAGTATTATGAGCAAATGAAAAACCAAGGCGGAGGTGGTACTTATAATCCTTTCGGTGGAGGAGGTTCCTATGAATACAGCAGTTCAGGAGGCTTTGATGCGGAAAGTTTTGCTGATTTTTTTGAAAGTATATTCAGCCGTTCCGGAAGAAGCAAAGGAGGATACTCTACTGCAGGCCGATCTTACAAAGGAAATGATTTTCAGGCAGAACTTGAAATAACTTTGGAAGAAGCTTACAGAGGTACAGAAAGAATTGTAAATGTTAAAGATCAGCCTTTAAGGATAAAACTGAAACCTGGAATCGCTGATGAACAAATTATAAAGCTCAAAGAAAAAGGTGGCCAGGGCACAGGTGGAGGTAGACCTGGAGACCTGTATATTACTATAAGAGTCGTAAAGCATCATAAATATGAGCGCATAGGTGACAATCTTTACGTTGATGTTCCTGTTGATCTCTATACCTTGGTTTTGGGTGGGAAAGCAGAAGTAAATACTTTAAAAGGAATGATAAAGGTAGATATACCGAAAGGAACAGATAATGGTAAAGTGCTCAGATTGAAAAATCTAGGAATGCCGGTTTATAATGAATCCGGTAAGAATGGTGATCTATATGCAAAGGTACTTGTTCAGTTACCTAAAAATTTATCAGAAAAAGAGGAAGCTTTATTTAAACAGCTGGCCACTTTAAGAGAATATGCTAAAGTTTAA
- a CDS encoding NAD(P)H-binding protein encodes MKSQKTALVFGATGLVGTELVKVLNKDDRYNEIKIFGRHSSGFADGKVKEIITELSNKSLLVTEMTGDDIYCCLGTTIKKARTKEAFRKVDLGFPKLIAEVASAKNISKMIVISSIGASSHTSNFYLKTKGEMEEALNEILKDKVYFLRPSFLLGNRSESRPGEQAGKFLMKLVGPLFRGKMKKYRAIEAHSVAEAMVYIANMSGEKHVFESDEIVDLLKKHKA; translated from the coding sequence ATGAAAAGTCAAAAAACAGCATTGGTATTTGGTGCAACAGGACTTGTGGGGACTGAACTTGTTAAAGTTTTAAACAAGGATGATCGCTATAATGAAATAAAAATTTTCGGAAGACATTCTTCTGGTTTTGCAGATGGAAAAGTAAAGGAGATAATCACTGAGTTAAGCAATAAGTCTTTGTTGGTAACCGAAATGACAGGAGACGATATTTATTGCTGTCTTGGTACTACTATTAAAAAAGCGAGAACAAAAGAAGCATTTAGAAAAGTAGATCTAGGGTTTCCAAAGCTTATAGCTGAGGTGGCCTCTGCAAAGAACATTTCAAAGATGATAGTTATTTCTTCTATAGGTGCTAGTTCCCATACTTCCAATTTTTATTTAAAGACTAAAGGTGAAATGGAAGAAGCACTTAATGAAATTTTAAAAGACAAAGTTTATTTTTTACGTCCATCGTTTCTTCTCGGGAATAGAAGCGAATCGCGACCAGGAGAGCAAGCCGGAAAGTTTTTAATGAAACTGGTGGGTCCGTTATTTCGTGGTAAAATGAAAAAATACAGAGCTATAGAAGCTCATTCTGTAGCAGAAGCAATGGTTTATATCGCTAATATGAGCGGAGAAAAGCATGTGTTTGAGTCTGATGAGATCGTTGATCTTTTAAAAAAGCACAAAGCTTAA
- a CDS encoding T9SS type A sorting domain-containing protein, which yields MKKTTISLLTMLWLSFTFQDVFALVPKQKIYPGDLQKAAFFGWNSLHSGNSLFVSDPEHKTTNVSRGCNIGYGAMHIYKQNGANWTLSQSLLPDYNTSFENKLGRKFSYKNNILVLSAEREDYSATVTRSGAFYVYSRPNESSNFTRIAKVFAPSPINSGEFTGAGVATNGSKIVVYNSAQSLLNLYNVSGSSVSYATALNIGNAAGEIQGITDNNIVVIQNGNAVRLFRIDGNLFTEINSSSLIPTGTQVLAGLAFVNGNSIVFSAATNFSSGTSSAYIRVAKLGYNAVESVSDIRFPLGLTYRIDTSAVIDQNPYIEDLYIKENSSIAISVSKGYQATTRTRVVLLNYIDGQYRQTDILESPSEYDNIMSSWGSSVALSGSQIFIGDFTDRTNFDSGTTPCDRKNASGAVYVYDLNAPVVNGSNGSRISANVFPELGDETGSKVAIHGNYALVSHPGSDDADVNAGAVSLLKKINGQWYFEKKFYSAISDVNEYYGSSVALSSNFAAIGAKGINNNKGIVHTYQILSSSGVKIEDAPYIFVSAPDEVANNYFGDVVATDGNYLAVSATGDDSQGSESGAVYIFNWNGSYWNFIQKILPASFSSYQGFGASLSLKGDYLAIGAQGDDNANGTDAGAVYIYKLNSGSFYYSQKLIPASFGLNQIFGQYVSMGADYLAVSHKKFSTNQSYVTIFKRTNQTWASEQVLNESTAGLSFGDDVALDGTRLLVGSPLEGKVYRYERYSNWTKTGAFSVGGVVNYNSIDVAINGDNVILGDVTNNGTAGEAYIMYFYQIGGAREGVEEESIFSEMHLSAGVYPNPVSGNVISVFGMEDVYKVEAYSSSGIFAGELPLKNGQVDITSLKTGLYILNIHNPNGIKVFKLSVQ from the coding sequence ATGAAAAAAACAACTATTTCTTTGCTGACCATGCTATGGTTAAGCTTTACCTTTCAAGATGTTTTTGCTCTGGTCCCCAAGCAAAAAATATATCCAGGTGACTTGCAGAAAGCTGCTTTTTTTGGATGGAATTCTCTTCATTCAGGAAATTCACTGTTTGTGTCTGATCCGGAACATAAGACCACTAATGTTAGCAGGGGGTGTAATATTGGTTATGGAGCTATGCACATATACAAGCAAAACGGAGCTAACTGGACATTGAGTCAATCACTTTTGCCGGACTATAATACTTCTTTTGAAAATAAACTGGGAAGGAAATTTTCCTATAAAAATAATATCCTTGTTCTTTCTGCTGAAAGAGAAGATTATTCGGCTACTGTTACAAGATCAGGGGCATTTTATGTTTACTCCAGACCAAATGAAAGTTCCAATTTTACGAGGATCGCAAAAGTTTTTGCTCCTTCTCCTATAAACAGTGGAGAGTTTACCGGGGCTGGAGTAGCTACGAACGGAAGTAAAATAGTGGTTTATAATAGCGCACAGTCACTGCTTAATCTTTATAACGTTTCCGGTTCAAGTGTATCCTATGCAACTGCTTTAAATATTGGCAATGCTGCTGGAGAAATTCAGGGTATTACAGATAATAACATCGTTGTTATCCAGAATGGAAATGCTGTAAGACTTTTCAGAATTGATGGCAATTTGTTTACAGAGATAAATAGTTCTTCACTTATTCCAACAGGAACTCAGGTGTTGGCCGGACTTGCTTTTGTGAATGGCAATTCAATTGTATTTAGTGCAGCTACAAATTTTTCCTCAGGCACCAGCTCTGCATACATAAGAGTGGCAAAGCTAGGTTATAATGCAGTGGAAAGCGTTTCCGATATCAGGTTTCCATTAGGCTTAACTTATAGAATAGATACTTCTGCCGTAATTGACCAAAACCCATATATTGAGGATTTATATATAAAGGAAAATTCCTCAATAGCCATTTCTGTTTCTAAAGGTTACCAGGCGACAACGCGCACAAGGGTAGTTTTGCTGAACTATATTGATGGGCAATATAGACAAACAGATATACTGGAGTCCCCTTCTGAATATGATAATATAATGTCTTCATGGGGAAGTTCTGTAGCACTTTCTGGCTCTCAGATATTTATAGGAGACTTTACAGATCGTACCAATTTTGATTCAGGCACAACACCATGCGACAGAAAAAATGCATCCGGAGCGGTGTATGTGTATGATCTCAACGCTCCTGTTGTGAATGGATCAAACGGATCGAGAATATCTGCAAATGTATTCCCTGAATTAGGAGATGAAACAGGTTCTAAAGTTGCCATCCATGGCAATTATGCTTTGGTTAGTCATCCTGGATCAGATGACGCAGATGTTAATGCCGGTGCTGTTTCCTTGCTGAAAAAGATCAACGGTCAATGGTATTTTGAGAAAAAATTCTATAGTGCTATTTCTGACGTTAATGAATATTATGGTAGCAGTGTAGCCTTAAGCAGTAACTTTGCTGCTATAGGAGCCAAAGGAATTAATAACAACAAAGGTATTGTTCATACCTATCAAATTTTATCTTCTTCAGGAGTTAAGATTGAAGATGCGCCTTATATATTTGTTTCGGCTCCGGATGAAGTTGCTAATAATTATTTTGGAGATGTTGTGGCAACTGATGGAAACTATTTGGCTGTAAGCGCAACAGGAGATGATTCACAAGGAAGTGAAAGTGGTGCTGTATATATTTTTAACTGGAATGGTAGTTATTGGAACTTTATACAGAAAATTCTTCCTGCATCTTTTAGTTCTTATCAAGGCTTTGGAGCATCGCTTAGCCTTAAAGGTGATTATCTGGCAATAGGAGCTCAAGGGGACGATAATGCCAATGGAACTGACGCAGGGGCTGTCTATATATATAAATTAAATAGTGGGTCATTTTATTATTCACAAAAACTAATTCCTGCAAGCTTTGGCCTAAATCAGATTTTTGGACAATATGTTTCTATGGGTGCTGATTATCTTGCCGTTTCTCATAAAAAATTCTCTACCAATCAGAGTTATGTTACCATATTCAAAAGAACTAACCAAACCTGGGCTTCAGAGCAAGTATTAAATGAAAGTACGGCCGGGTTATCATTTGGAGATGATGTTGCTTTAGATGGCACACGTTTATTAGTAGGATCTCCGTTGGAGGGAAAAGTTTACCGCTATGAAAGATATAGCAATTGGACCAAGACAGGGGCATTTTCTGTTGGAGGAGTTGTAAACTATAATTCAATAGATGTAGCAATCAATGGTGACAATGTGATTTTGGGAGATGTTACCAATAATGGAACAGCAGGAGAAGCTTATATTATGTATTTCTATCAGATTGGTGGTGCTAGAGAAGGTGTTGAGGAGGAAAGTATCTTCTCTGAAATGCATCTATCAGCAGGAGTATATCCAAATCCAGTATCAGGAAATGTAATCTCTGTTTTCGGAATGGAAGATGTATATAAAGTAGAGGCTTATTCATCTTCAGGGATTTTCGCAGGCGAGCTTCCTTTAAAGAATGGACAAGTAGATATAACTTCATTGAAAACCGGATTATATATATTGAACATTCACAACCCGAATGGAATTAAAGTATTTAAGCTTTCTGTACAATAA